One region of Labrus bergylta chromosome 23, fLabBer1.1, whole genome shotgun sequence genomic DNA includes:
- the zgc:165653 gene encoding filamin-C — MMSSSGYLEPQQLPPQFFQSSADLGDEEEEMPATEKDLAEDAPWKKIQQNTFTRWCNEHLKCMNKRINDLQKDLSDGLKLIGLLEVLSQKKMYRKYHCRPNFRQMKLENVSVALEFLEREHIKLVSIGE; from the coding sequence ATGATGAGCAGCAGCGGGTACTTGGAGCCGCAGCAGCTGCCGCCGCAGTTCTTCCAGAGCAGCGCAGATCTCggggacgaggaggaggagatgccGGCCACGGAGAAGGACCTGGCCGAGGACGCTCCGTGGAAGAAGATCCAGCAGAACACGTTCACTCGGTGGTGCAACGAGCACCTCAAGTGTATGAACAAGAGGATCAACGACCTGCAGAAGGACCTGAGCGACGGACTGAAGCTGATCGGGCTGCTGGAGGTGCTGAGCCAGAAGAAGATGTACCGAAAGTATCACTGCAGACCGAACTTCAGACAGATGAAGCTGGAGAACGTTTCTGTGGCGCTGGAGTTCCTGGAGAGAGAGCACATCAAACTGGTCTCCATCGGTGagtga
- the LOC110004055 gene encoding LOW QUALITY PROTEIN: filamin-C (The sequence of the model RefSeq protein was modified relative to this genomic sequence to represent the inferred CDS: inserted 3 bases in 3 codons; deleted 2 bases in 2 codons), with the protein MDASCRLELGVISGLHLIEVLFDDVSVPKSPFRVSVTEGCDPSRVRAYGPGLEEGLVNKXNRFTVETRGAGTGGLGLAIEGPSEAXMSCKDNKDGSCSVEYIPFTPGEYDVNITFGGLPIPGSPFRVPVRELVDPSKVKCSGPGLGXGVRAHVPQTFTVDSSKAGVAPLEVQLYGPTGVSEPISITDNGDGTHTVNYTPSNDGPYTVCVKYAEQEVPRSPFKIKTLPAHDASKVRASGPGLNASGVSASLPVEFTIDARDAGEGLLTVQILDPEGKPKKANIRDNRDGTYTVSYVPDMTGRYTITIKYGGDEIPYSPYRIHALPTGDASKCLVTVSIGGHGPGSGIGPTIQIGEETVITVDAKAAGKGKVTCKVSTPDGAELDVDVVENADGTFDIYYTAPEPGKYVITIRFGGENIPDSPFHVVACDTVPIIEEPCDKLQLQTASYSPYAGFSPPWATDDPISPVDGMEPMLRPFSLVIPFTVQKGEITGEVRMPSGRTAIPNITDNKDGTVTVKYSPTERGLHEMDIKYDGDHIPGSPLQFYVDAINSGHVTAYGAGLSHGTINRPATFTIVTKDAGEGGLSLAVEGPSKAEISCKDNKDGTCTVSYLPTAPGDYNIIVKFDDKHIPGSPFTAKITGDEAMRTSQLNVGTSTDVSLKIMETDLSSLTASIRAPSGNEEPCLLKRLPNRHIGISFTPKEVGEHVVSVKKSGKHVTNSPFKIMVGQSEIGDASKVKVYGQGLVEGHTFEVAEFIVDTRNAGYGGLGLSIEGPSKVDINCEDVDDGTCKVTYCPTEPGNYIINIKFADQHVPGSPFTVKVFGEGRMKESITRKRQAPSIATVGSTCDLNLKIPGNWFHMVSAQERLTRTFTRSSHTYTRTERTEISKTQAGETKREVRVEESTQVGGEPFRDVFGDFLGRENLSGFNGMPAGSRPPLQDGEAGNQEMTAQVTSPDGRTEDAEIIKGEDSTYSVRFIPQEMGAHTVNVKYRGQHVPGSPFQFTVGPLGEGGSHKVRAGGTGLDRGVAGIPAEFSIWTREAGAGGLSIAVEGPSKAEITFEDRKDGSCGVAYVVQEPGDYEVSIKFNDEHIPDSPFIVPIATLSDDSRRLTITSLQEMGLKVGQEASFAVQLNGARGVIDAKIHTPSGAIEECYITELDSDQHAIRFIPRENGVHSIDVRFNGSHVPGSPFKIRVGEPGQVGDPGMVSAFGPGLEGGTTGVASEFVVNTCNAGSGALSVTIDGPSKVKMDCQECPEGYKVSYTPMAPGSYLISIKYGGPQHIVGSPFKAKVTGPRLAGGHSLHETSSVLVETVTKSSAMGGAFASLPKFSSDASKVVSRGAGLSKAFVGQKNTFTVDCSKAGTNMLMVGVHGPKTPCEEVYVKHMGSRMYNVTYTVKEQGSYILIVKWGDENVPGSPFHVTVP; encoded by the exons ATGGACGCCTCCTGTCGGCTGGAGCTCGGGGTTatttcag GTTTGCATCTGATTGAAGTGCTGTTTGACGACGTCTCAGTGCCCAAGAGTCCATTCAGGGTGTCAGTGACTGAAGGCTGTGATCCAAGTCGAGTCCGAGCCTACGGTCCGGGTCTGGAGGAGGGACTGGTCAACA CCAACCGCTTCACGGTCGAGACCAG AGGTGCTGGCACTGGAGGTCTCGGCCTGGCCATCGAGGGTCCGTCTGAGG AGATGTCATGTAAGGACAACAAAGACGGCAGCTGCAGTGTGGAGTACATACCCTTCACTCCCGGAGAGTACGACGTCAACATCACCTTTGGAGGACTTCCTATTCCAG GAAGTCCGTTCCGGGTCCCAGTGAGAGAGTTGGTGGATCCCAGTAAAGTGAAGTGTTCAGGTCCTGGTCTGG ATGGAGTCCGAGCCCACGTCCCTCAGACCTTCACTGTGGACAGCAGTAAAGCAGGAGTGGCCCCTCTGGAGGTCCAGCTGTAC GGGCCCACCG GTGTGTCTGAGCCAATCAGCATCACCGACAATGGAGATGGTACTCACACAGTCAACTACACGCCCTCCAATGACGGCCcgtacactgtgtgtgtgaagtaCGCCGAA CAGGAAGTCCCTCGCAG tcCTTTTAAGATCAAGACGCTGCCGGCTCACGATGCCAGTAAAGTCCGAGCGAGCGGTCCTGGTCTGAATGCATCTGGAGTCTCGGCCAGTCTGCCCGTGGAGTTCACCATTGATGCCAGAGACGCCGGGGAGGGGCTGCTGACCGTGCAGATTCTG GATCCCGAGGGAAAGCCCAAGAAGGCGAACATCCGCGACAACCGAGACGGGACGTACACAGTGTCCTACGTACCCGACATGACGGGCCGTTACACCATCACCATCAAATACGGAGGAGACGAGATCCCGTACTCGCCTTACCGCATTCACGCCCTGCCCACCGGAGACGCCAGCAAGTGTCTGGTCACAG TGTCGATCGGAGGACACGGACCGG GATCAGGCATCGGGCCGACCATCCAGATCGGGGAGGAGACGGTCATCACCGTGGATGCAAAGGCTGCTGGGAAAGGTAAAGTCACCTGCAAGGTGTCGACTCCTGACGGGGCGGAGCTGGACGTGGATGTGGTGGAGAACGCCGACGGGACGTTTGACATCTACTACACGGCGCCGGAGCCCGGCAAATACGTCATCACCATCCGGTTTGGAGGAGAGAACATCCCCGACAGCCCGTTCCACGTGGTG GCGTGTGATACCGTCCCAATAATAGAGGAACCATGTGACAAGCTTCAGTTACAGACGGCGTCTTACTCTCCCTATGCGGGCTTCTCCCCTCCATGG GCCACAGATGATCCCATCAGCCCCGTGGATGGGATGGAGCCCATGCTCCGCCCCTTCAGCCTGGTCATTCCCTTCACCGTGCAGAAAGGAGAGATCACAG GTGAGGTGCGGATGCCGTCCGGTCGAACCGCCATCCCTAACATCACGGACAACAAAGACGGCACGGTCACTGTGAAATACTCGCCAACAGAACGAGGCCTGCATGAGATGGACATCAAATATGACGGAGACCACATCCCAG GAAGTCCCCTCCAGTTCTATGTTGATGCCATTAACAGCGGTCATGTGACTGCTTATGGCGCTGGTCTGAGTCATGGGACGATAAACCGACCGGCAACTTTCACTATCGTTACTAAAGACGCCGGAGAAG GTGGTCTGTCTCTGGCTGTTGAAGGTCCCTCTAAAGCAGAGATCAGCTGTAAGGACAACAAAGACGGGACGTGCACTGTGTCCTACCTGCCCACGGCGCCTGGAGACTACAACATCATCGTCAAGTTTGATGACAAACACATCCCGGGCAGCCCGTTCACGGCCAAGATCACAG GTGATGAAGCCATGAGGACGTCTCAGCTTAACGTTGGCACGTCAACAGACGTCTCTCTGAAAATCATGGAGACCGACCTGAGCAGTCTGACGGCGAGCATCAGAGCGCCGTCTGGAAACGAGGAGCCGTGTCTGCTGAAGAGGCTGCCCAACAGACACATCG GTATCTCATTCACACCAAAGGAAGTGGGCGAACACGTGGTGAGTGTGAAGAAGAGCGGGAAACATGTGACCAACAGCCCCTTTAAGATCATGGTGGGTCAGTCAGAGATCGGAGACGCCAGTAAGGTGAAGGTGTACGGTCAGGGGCTGGTGGAGGGACACACCTTTGAGGTGGCTGAGTTCATTGTCGACACCAGGAACGCAG GTTATGGCGGGCTCGGTCTGTCCATCGAGGGTCCCAGTAAAGTGGACATTAACTGTGAGGACGTGGATGACGGGACGTGTAAAGTCACCTACTGTCCAACTGAACCTGGAAACtacatcatcaacatcaagTTCGCTGACCAGCACGTCCCAG GAAGTCCATTCACAGTGAAGGTGTTTGGGGAGGGCCGGATGAAGGAGAGCATCACCAGGAAGCGTCAGGCTCCCTCCATCGCCACTGTGGGCAGCACCTGTGATCTCAACCTCAAAATACCAG GGAACTGGTTCCACATGGTGTCGGCTCAGGAGCGTTTGACTCGCACGTTCACTCGCAGCAGTCACACCTACACTCGCACCGAGCGCACCGAGATCAGTAAGACACAGGCGGGGGAGACCAAGAGGGAGGTGAGGGTGGAGGAGAGCACGCAGGTGGGAGGAGAACCCTTCAGAGACGTGTTTGGAGACTTCCTGGGACGAGAGAATCTGAGTGGCTTCAACGGCATGCCGGCCGGCAGCCGGCCGCCGCTGcaggatg GTGAGGCAGGTAACCAGGAGATGACAGCTCAGGTGACGAGTCCTGATGGAAGGACGGAGGATGCAGAGATCATTAAAGGAGAGGACAGCACGTACAGCGTGCGCTTCATCCCTCAGGAGATGGGTGCTCACACTGTCAATGTGAAATATCGGGGCCAACACGTCCCTGGGAGCCCCTTCCAGTTCACCGTGGGGCCCCTGGGTGAGGGAGGTTCCCACAAGGTGCGAGCAGGAGGAACCGGTCTGGACCGAGGAGTGGCAGGGATCCCAG CGGAGTTCAGTATCTGGACCAGAGAAGCCGGAGCTGGAGGTCTGTCCATCGCTGTGGAGGGGCCGAGTAAGGCTGAGATCACCTTTGAGGACAGGAAGGATGGATCCTGTGGAGTGGCCTATGTGGTTCAGGAGCCAG GTGACTACGAGGTTTCCATTAAGTTCAATGATGAACACATCCCAGACTCCCCGTTCATCGTCCCCATCGCCACCCTGTCTGACGACTCTCGCCGCCTCACCATCACCAGCCTGCAG GAGATGGGTCTGAAAGTCGGGCAGGAGGCCTCCTTTGCCGTCCAGCTGAACGGAGCCAGAGGTGTGATCGATGCGAAGATCCACACTCCATCAGGAGCGATAGAGGAGTGCTACATCACCGAGCTGGACAGTG ACCAGCACGCCATCAGGTTCATCCCGAGGGAAAACGGAGTACATTCAATCGACGTTCGTTTCAACGGCAGCCATGTTCCTGGAAgccccttcaaaataagagttgGAGAACCGGGACAGGTTGGCGATCCTGGCATGGTGTCTGCCTTTGGACCAGGACTGGAAGGAGGAACCACTG gtgtGGCTTCAGAGTTTGTTGTGAACACGTGTAACGCCGGCTCAGGAGCTCTTTCGGTGACCATCGATGGACCCTCCAAGGTGAAGATGGACTGTCAGGAGTGTCCTGAGGGCTACAAGGTCTCATACACACCTATGGCTCCTGGAAGCTACCTGATCTCCATCAAGTACGGAGGACCCCAGCATATCGTGGGCAGCCCCTTCAAGGCCAAAGTGACAG GTCCTCGTCTGGCCGGAGGTCACAGTCTGCACGAGACGTCATCTGTCCTCGTGGAAACCGTCACTAAGTCGTCGGCGATGGGAGGGGCCTTCGCCTCGCTACCCAAATTCTCCTCAGACGCCAGTAAAGTTGTCTCCAGAGGCGCCGGGCTGTCCAAGGCGTTTGTGGGTCAGAAGAACACGTTCACAGTTGACTGCAGCAAAGCAG GCACCAACATGTTGATGGTCGGTGTCCACGGGCCGAAGACGCCCTGTGAAGAGGTGTACGTCAAACACATGGGCAGCAGGATGTACAACGTCACGTACACCGTGAAGGAACAAGGCAGCTACATCCTCATCGTCAAATGGGGAGACGAGAACGTCCCCGGCAGTCCTTTCCACGTCACCGTCCCTTAA